A genomic region of Synechococcales cyanobacterium CNB contains the following coding sequences:
- a CDS encoding NADH-quinone oxidoreductase subunit D translates to MPYTIRPEQGFTVDAESTDYLSRHVDTGDRWVLNFGPQHPATHTTLRLVLELDGERIARCTPHIGYLHSGFEKLGEHLDYNQYVTIVSRMNYLSPVANDICWHHAVETLFGIDITPRCKVLRTIMAELGRIQDHLLCVGAAALDLGAFTGFLYAFNPREKIYDLCDFISGQRFHPDWTRVGGLMQDLPDERVFKTMVKDFIHNDLPRAVDDLVKLVERNRIFIDRTRGIGVLTKDQAIAWSISGPVARASGVRRDLRKDAPYLCYADNWDGQGAPAVKFSVPIAEEGDVYARFLVRVEEIKQSVRIIDQLIDDIPAGPVNTFPDGKLVKPPKADVYGSIEGLIQHFELIMTNRGWEPPVAEAYGANETANGELGYYVVSDGSPRAWRAATRPPSFINYQVMAMLTEGHMLADVVAILGSLNIVAAELDR, encoded by the coding sequence ATGCCGTACACGATCCGCCCCGAGCAGGGCTTCACCGTTGACGCCGAGAGCACCGACTATCTGTCGCGCCACGTGGACACGGGCGACCGCTGGGTGCTGAACTTCGGCCCGCAGCACCCGGCCACGCACACCACGCTGCGCCTGGTGCTCGAACTCGACGGCGAGCGGATCGCGCGGTGCACGCCGCACATCGGCTACCTGCACTCCGGGTTCGAGAAACTCGGCGAGCACCTCGACTACAACCAGTACGTCACCATTGTCAGCCGGATGAACTACCTCTCGCCGGTGGCGAACGACATCTGCTGGCACCACGCGGTCGAGACGCTCTTCGGCATCGACATCACGCCCCGGTGCAAGGTTCTGCGCACCATCATGGCGGAGCTGGGCCGCATCCAGGACCACCTGCTGTGCGTCGGCGCGGCCGCCCTCGATCTCGGCGCGTTCACCGGCTTCCTCTACGCCTTCAACCCCAGGGAGAAGATCTACGACCTGTGCGACTTCATCTCCGGCCAGCGCTTCCACCCCGACTGGACCCGCGTCGGCGGCCTGATGCAGGACCTCCCCGACGAGCGCGTCTTCAAGACCATGGTCAAGGACTTCATCCACAATGACCTGCCGCGCGCCGTGGACGACCTCGTCAAGCTCGTTGAGCGCAACCGCATCTTCATCGATCGTACCCGCGGCATCGGCGTGCTGACGAAGGACCAGGCGATCGCGTGGTCGATCTCCGGTCCGGTCGCCCGCGCCAGCGGCGTGCGCCGCGACCTGCGCAAGGACGCTCCTTACCTCTGCTATGCCGACAACTGGGACGGGCAGGGTGCGCCCGCGGTCAAGTTCAGCGTGCCCATCGCCGAGGAGGGCGACGTTTACGCCCGCTTCCTGGTGCGCGTCGAGGAGATCAAGCAGTCGGTCCGGATCATTGACCAGCTCATCGATGACATCCCCGCCGGCCCTGTCAACACCTTCCCCGACGGCAAGCTCGTCAAGCCGCCGAAGGCGGACGTCTACGGCTCGATCGAGGGCCTGATCCAGCACTTCGAACTCATCATGACCAACCGGGGCTGGGAGCCGCCCGTCGCCGAGGCCTACGGAGCGAACGAGACGGCCAACGGGGAACTGGGGTACTACGTCGTCTCCGACGGCTCGCCCCGCGCATGGCGCGCCGCGACGCGCCCGCCGAGTTTCATCAACTACCAGGTCATGGCGATGCTCACCGAGGGCCACATGCTGGCCGACGTTGTGGCGATCCTCGGCTCGCTGAACATCGTCGCGGCGGAACTGGACAGGTAG
- a CDS encoding YkgJ family cysteine cluster protein, giving the protein MLRPPRVRRRVGPHRPLRAHPGTHTRRRPDPRGDALPGESVSERHGANRMAHEWFDNPDPDTGEVGLRFACTMCGNCCSGPPGYVLVSDAECDALAARLSLGRAEFIKRYTEVTSRGRSLVEREGPRGFDCVFLDRQRVPGRAVCGVYEDRPAQCRSWPFWPELLRTRDDWIRARRTCPGIDTGRLHTPQQVRVIRERHPR; this is encoded by the coding sequence ATGCTCCGGCCACCCCGAGTGCGTCGTCGAGTCGGTCCACACCGCCCTCTACGAGCACACCCGGGCACGCACACGCGACGACGACCAGACCCTCGTGGCGATGCGCTACCTGGGGAGAGTGTGAGCGAGCGGCACGGCGCCAACCGCATGGCCCACGAGTGGTTCGACAACCCGGACCCCGACACCGGCGAGGTCGGCCTCCGATTCGCCTGCACCATGTGCGGCAACTGCTGCTCAGGCCCCCCGGGCTACGTCCTCGTGAGCGACGCGGAGTGCGACGCTCTGGCGGCGCGGCTGAGCCTCGGGCGCGCGGAGTTCATCAAACGCTACACCGAGGTGACCTCGCGCGGGCGATCGCTCGTCGAACGTGAAGGCCCGCGCGGGTTCGATTGCGTCTTTCTCGACCGCCAGCGTGTCCCCGGTCGAGCCGTCTGCGGGGTGTACGAGGACCGCCCCGCCCAGTGCCGATCGTGGCCGTTCTGGCCCGAACTGCTGCGAACCCGGGACGACTGGATCCGGGCGCGCCGCACCTGCCCAGGCATCGACACCGGACGCCTGCACACGCCGCAGCAGGTGCGGGTCATCCGCGAGCGACACCCGCGATGA
- a CDS encoding glycosyltransferase family 2 protein, with protein sequence MGAPSVTFVIPCFNHGAFVADAVASALAQHDADTRAVVVNDGSDDGTTPAACDALLGRFGADRVRVIHQPNRGLPSARNAGARAAGTDYLVFLDADDWVEPAFVRTLAAALVAERAAGRDDASHAYCQERLVGLGEGIWRVPEWDALLLLITNLHPVTCLVRRERFEAVGGFDETMVGGYEDWELWVRMSVRGWRGVRVAEPLFVWRRHSHSTMIFDAVARHDELYAKIIQRNRAHYERHMEAIATRENSMLRRFDCNWLDESGMPIPLMHLREAWAALGPAQAAAAEARARVVALEAEAACLHAELQQAREKVGRFESMTTVRFSRAMHRVIDAMPGPIAGGARWMLRSVRGLLPRRDEPRS encoded by the coding sequence ATGGGCGCGCCGAGCGTCACCTTCGTCATCCCGTGCTTCAACCACGGCGCGTTCGTCGCCGACGCCGTCGCCTCGGCCCTCGCCCAGCACGACGCCGACACGCGCGCCGTCGTCGTCAACGACGGGTCCGACGACGGGACGACCCCCGCCGCGTGCGATGCGCTCCTCGGCCGGTTCGGCGCGGACCGCGTCCGCGTCATTCACCAGCCGAACCGCGGCCTGCCCTCGGCGCGCAACGCGGGCGCGCGCGCGGCAGGCACGGACTATCTCGTCTTTCTCGACGCTGACGACTGGGTGGAGCCGGCATTCGTGCGCACGCTCGCCGCCGCGCTCGTCGCGGAGCGTGCCGCCGGGCGCGACGACGCGAGCCACGCCTATTGCCAGGAGAGGCTGGTCGGGCTGGGCGAGGGCATCTGGCGCGTTCCCGAGTGGGATGCGCTGCTGCTGCTCATCACGAACCTGCACCCGGTGACCTGTCTCGTGCGCCGCGAGCGGTTCGAGGCCGTCGGCGGCTTCGACGAGACCATGGTGGGCGGCTACGAGGACTGGGAACTGTGGGTGCGGATGTCGGTGCGCGGGTGGCGGGGCGTGCGGGTCGCCGAGCCGCTCTTCGTGTGGCGGAGGCACTCGCACTCGACCATGATCTTCGACGCGGTGGCGCGGCACGACGAGTTGTACGCGAAGATCATCCAACGCAACCGCGCGCACTACGAGCGGCACATGGAGGCGATCGCGACGCGGGAGAACTCGATGTTGCGGAGATTCGACTGCAACTGGCTCGACGAGTCAGGGATGCCGATCCCCTTGATGCACCTGCGCGAGGCGTGGGCCGCCCTCGGGCCGGCGCAGGCGGCCGCGGCGGAGGCGCGGGCGCGGGTCGTCGCGCTGGAGGCCGAGGCGGCCTGCCTGCACGCCGAACTGCAACAGGCCAGGGAGAAGGTCGGGCGCTTCGAGTCGATGACGACGGTTCGCTTCAGCCGCGCCATGCACCGTGTCATCGACGCGATGCCGGGGCCGATCGCGGGGGGTGCGCGCTGGATGCTGCGCTCCGTCAGAGGGCTGCTGCCGCGACGCGATGAGCCGCGGTCGTAA
- a CDS encoding ABC transporter ATP-binding protein, translating into MPYSTLMRDFRRFARQSLRYRGTVALALLFAVLSASGLGAGLVGIIPVLQNILQDGHTLRTLAARVNEAPWMPDALRMSDAFIASLTQDRFKTVLVIISGLGVLTLLGGTANFLHAYFSLAVVQRTVTKVRRDAFHRVIRLPLKRVVAGGASDIVSRIVNDTAALGAGLTALLSRAVAQVTKGIAGLTAAFIADWRLGLVSVAVAPLLYTIIRRLGKRIRRASREALRSQAGLYGAASEALQGLRVVKVHTTERYEAGRFHRINKQVMREMLRVRTARALASPLVEVVSIVVLGFLALVAAKAIIDGQLDPSRFITALIALGAAGASLKPLTGLVNDIQSSAPAAQRLAELLDADPEPGHDSRLPRLPRHRESIAFEGVAFTYPGAGEPALRGIDLRIPFGERVAFVGPNGSGKTTLLSLVPRLFDPDAGRVLIDGRDIREVGVRSLRRHIGVVTQEVVLFRGSVAANIAYGAEGVTRERVEEAARKARADEFIRQLPNGYDTELAEQGLSLSGGQRQRLAIARAILRDPAILILDEATSMIDAESEARIAEAIAEFHGGRTCLIVAHRLSTVLNADRIVVLDAGRIVDQGPHGELIARCETYRQLVRHQLGGSGQQ; encoded by the coding sequence GTGCCATACTCAACGCTCATGCGCGACTTCCGGCGCTTCGCCCGACAATCCCTGCGCTACCGCGGCACGGTCGCGCTCGCGCTCCTCTTCGCCGTGCTCTCGGCGAGCGGACTGGGCGCGGGCCTCGTCGGCATCATCCCCGTCCTCCAGAACATCCTCCAGGACGGGCACACCCTGCGCACGCTCGCGGCGAGAGTGAACGAAGCGCCGTGGATGCCCGACGCGCTGCGGATGTCCGACGCCTTCATCGCCTCGCTCACCCAGGACCGATTCAAGACCGTGCTCGTCATCATCTCCGGGCTGGGCGTGCTCACGCTGCTCGGCGGCACAGCCAACTTCCTGCACGCCTACTTCTCGCTCGCCGTCGTGCAGCGAACCGTGACGAAGGTTCGCCGCGACGCCTTCCACCGCGTCATCCGGCTCCCGCTCAAGCGCGTGGTGGCGGGGGGGGCGAGCGACATCGTGAGCCGCATCGTGAACGACACCGCCGCGCTCGGCGCGGGGCTGACCGCGCTGCTCTCGCGCGCCGTCGCCCAGGTCACGAAGGGGATCGCCGGGCTTACCGCCGCCTTCATCGCGGACTGGCGGCTCGGCCTGGTCTCGGTCGCGGTCGCGCCGCTGCTCTACACGATCATCCGGCGCCTCGGCAAGCGCATCCGCCGGGCCTCGCGCGAGGCGCTCCGCTCGCAGGCCGGCCTCTACGGCGCGGCGAGCGAGGCGTTGCAGGGGCTGCGCGTCGTGAAGGTCCACACCACCGAACGCTACGAGGCCGGACGCTTCCACCGCATCAACAAGCAGGTCATGCGCGAGATGCTCCGCGTGCGCACCGCCCGCGCTCTCGCCAGCCCGCTCGTCGAGGTCGTGTCGATCGTCGTGCTCGGCTTCCTTGCGCTCGTCGCCGCCAAGGCCATCATCGACGGCCAACTCGACCCCTCGCGTTTCATCACCGCCCTGATCGCGCTGGGAGCGGCGGGCGCGTCGCTCAAGCCGCTCACGGGCCTCGTGAACGACATCCAGAGTTCCGCCCCCGCCGCCCAGCGCCTCGCGGAACTCCTCGACGCCGACCCGGAGCCGGGGCACGACAGCCGCCTCCCCCGACTCCCCAGGCACCGCGAATCGATCGCGTTCGAGGGCGTGGCGTTCACCTACCCCGGCGCGGGCGAGCCCGCCCTGCGCGGCATCGACCTGCGCATCCCCTTCGGCGAGCGGGTGGCGTTCGTCGGGCCGAACGGCTCGGGCAAGACCACGCTGCTCTCGCTGGTGCCTCGCCTGTTTGACCCGGACGCGGGGCGCGTGCTCATCGACGGGCGCGACATCCGCGAGGTGGGAGTGCGCAGCCTGCGCAGGCACATCGGCGTCGTCACACAGGAGGTCGTCCTCTTCCGCGGCTCGGTCGCCGCGAACATCGCATACGGGGCGGAGGGCGTGACGCGCGAGCGCGTCGAGGAGGCGGCCCGCAAGGCTCGCGCCGACGAGTTCATCCGCCAACTCCCCAACGGCTACGACACCGAACTCGCCGAGCAGGGCCTGTCGCTCTCGGGCGGGCAGCGCCAGCGGCTGGCGATCGCCCGGGCCATCCTCCGCGATCCCGCCATCCTCATCCTCGACGAAGCCACGAGCATGATCGACGCCGAAAGCGAGGCACGCATCGCCGAGGCGATCGCCGAGTTCCACGGCGGGCGAACCTGCCTCATCGTCGCCCACCGGCTCAGCACCGTGCTCAACGCCGATCGCATCGTCGTGCTGGACGCCGGCCGCATCGTGGACCAGGGGCCGCACGGCGAGCTGATCGCACGATGCGAGACCTACCGGCAACTGGTGCGCCACCAACTGGGCGGGAGCGGCCAGCAGTGA
- a CDS encoding YkgJ family cysteine cluster protein has protein sequence MSTPPTDPFSRLRAAAPNRADAETWLRAARDPQVSGELELVYAAVAREVGRRRPTCESSGRCCRFEAWGHRLYTTGLEAAVTMVSIDPALVPGERAVADALARGGCPFQPATLCEVHRHRPLGCRVYYCDPTAREWQHALSERMLREVRTIHDRHGVPYLYAEWRSLLFALAPLTASGGATTDAGG, from the coding sequence ATGAGCACCCCCCCGACGGACCCGTTCTCCCGGCTCCGCGCCGCCGCGCCGAACCGCGCCGACGCCGAGACCTGGCTCCGCGCCGCACGCGACCCGCAGGTCTCGGGCGAACTGGAACTCGTCTACGCGGCGGTCGCCCGCGAGGTCGGTCGTCGCAGGCCGACCTGTGAATCGTCCGGGCGGTGCTGCCGATTCGAGGCCTGGGGGCACCGTCTCTACACCACGGGGCTGGAGGCGGCGGTCACGATGGTCTCCATCGACCCCGCGCTCGTGCCCGGCGAGCGCGCCGTCGCCGATGCGCTCGCGAGGGGAGGGTGCCCGTTCCAACCCGCGACGCTCTGCGAGGTCCACCGGCATCGCCCGCTCGGCTGCCGAGTGTACTACTGCGACCCGACGGCCCGGGAATGGCAGCACGCGCTGAGCGAGCGGATGCTGCGCGAAGTGCGGACGATCCACGATCGGCACGGCGTCCCGTACCTCTACGCCGAGTGGCGTTCCCTGCTCTTCGCCCTCGCGCCGCTCACGGCCTCGGGCGGCGCGACGACAGATGCAGGCGGATGA
- a CDS encoding glycosyltransferase: MRRTGSALRIGEGWMFGEVERRAMIDPNRPDFESTPASSCRAGFDYRPEGEPGPPAVSIVTPFFNTPPSVFDQTARTVFRQSLQNFEWIIINDGSSDRDALAGLGRFRAADPRVRVLDLPRNSGPSAARNAGFAAARADLVFQLDADDLIEPTALEKLAWFLHSNTQFSFAHGFEVGFDAQRYLYPLGFNNGPAFLRECLCGGHAVMVRRDAHARVGGYDESIRGGMEDWEFWLRCADAGMWGATVPEYLSWYRRRENHGAAWENWDGAERQQRFARFLRERYPGLYAGRFPAPEPRPPLPYESVRERSPFANPLARTAPRVLMLLPWLRMGGADRWNLDLTRLLTRRGYEVTICTTLEHEDPWLSAFAEFTPDIFSLHRIARLADHPAVVRHLVESRRPDAVLISNSEFGYRLLPFLRAHCPGPAYLDYNHMEEEYWNNGGHPRSGAGWQSLLDLSVVSSDHLRGWMASRGAERERIEVCYTSVDSDVWRPMQDERRRVRRELGIAEGRCVILFSGRLCAQKQPRVLAGAIARLAARTSEFVALVVGDGEDRPWLERFVETNGLGDRLRLLGERPADEMPAINAACDVFFLPSQWEGIALSVYEAMATGLAVVGAVVGGQAELVTPDTGILIEKGTEEQEAERYADALERLVRDPAVRARMGAAARERVRERFRLEDAGDRMVELFELARRRQAESPRPAPDASLARELATQAVESTRVARLAEWLWRERERMIEEACRGSESPADAGQAEERAIVELKSIESSRAWRLVQAAKRTLPYRLVARARFGAGWSAADDVGTPSERLARIKWSRSYRMIVAVKRSAPYRWYTAIKARRSGSGASGSAGRAPACEHEAHAAPAESGR, encoded by the coding sequence GTGAGGCGCACGGGATCCGCGCTCCGGATCGGCGAAGGGTGGATGTTCGGCGAGGTTGAAAGGCGGGCGATGATCGATCCCAACCGTCCCGATTTCGAGAGCACGCCGGCATCCTCGTGCCGCGCGGGTTTCGACTACCGCCCCGAGGGCGAGCCGGGGCCGCCGGCCGTGAGCATCGTGACGCCGTTCTTCAACACCCCCCCCTCGGTGTTCGATCAGACGGCGCGGACAGTCTTCCGGCAGTCGCTCCAGAACTTCGAGTGGATCATCATCAACGACGGTTCCAGCGACCGGGACGCGCTCGCGGGGCTGGGCCGGTTCCGTGCGGCGGACCCGCGTGTCCGCGTGCTGGACCTTCCCCGCAACAGCGGGCCGAGCGCGGCGCGCAACGCGGGCTTCGCGGCGGCGCGGGCGGACCTGGTCTTCCAGCTCGACGCCGACGACCTCATCGAGCCGACCGCGCTGGAGAAACTCGCCTGGTTCCTGCATTCCAACACGCAGTTCTCGTTCGCGCACGGGTTCGAAGTCGGGTTCGACGCGCAGCGGTACCTCTACCCGCTCGGGTTCAACAACGGTCCCGCGTTTCTCCGCGAGTGTCTCTGCGGCGGGCACGCGGTGATGGTGCGGCGCGACGCCCACGCCCGGGTCGGCGGGTACGACGAGTCCATCCGGGGGGGGATGGAGGACTGGGAGTTCTGGCTTCGGTGCGCCGACGCGGGGATGTGGGGCGCGACCGTGCCTGAATACCTCAGCTGGTACCGTCGCCGCGAGAACCACGGCGCGGCGTGGGAGAACTGGGACGGCGCGGAGCGGCAGCAGCGTTTCGCGCGCTTCCTGCGGGAGCGCTACCCGGGCCTGTACGCCGGGCGGTTCCCGGCGCCGGAACCGCGCCCGCCGCTGCCCTACGAGAGCGTCCGTGAGCGCTCGCCGTTCGCCAATCCGCTCGCGCGCACCGCGCCGCGCGTGCTGATGCTCCTGCCGTGGCTTCGCATGGGCGGCGCGGACCGCTGGAACCTGGACCTGACGCGGTTGCTGACGCGGCGCGGGTACGAGGTGACGATCTGCACGACGCTCGAACACGAGGATCCGTGGCTGTCGGCCTTCGCGGAGTTCACGCCCGACATCTTCTCGCTGCATCGGATCGCGCGCCTCGCGGACCATCCCGCGGTGGTTCGGCACCTGGTCGAGTCGCGCCGGCCTGACGCCGTGCTCATCAGCAACAGCGAGTTCGGGTACCGCCTGCTGCCCTTTCTGCGCGCCCACTGTCCCGGGCCGGCCTACCTCGACTACAACCACATGGAGGAGGAGTACTGGAACAACGGCGGGCATCCCAGGAGCGGGGCGGGCTGGCAGAGCCTGCTCGACCTGAGCGTCGTCTCCTCCGACCACCTGCGAGGCTGGATGGCATCGCGCGGCGCGGAGCGGGAACGGATCGAGGTCTGCTATACCAGCGTTGACTCGGACGTCTGGCGTCCGATGCAGGACGAGAGGCGGCGCGTCCGCCGGGAACTCGGCATCGCCGAGGGCCGGTGCGTCATCCTCTTTTCGGGCAGGCTGTGCGCCCAGAAGCAGCCACGCGTGCTCGCGGGCGCGATCGCGCGTCTGGCCGCGCGGACCTCCGAGTTCGTGGCGCTCGTCGTGGGCGACGGCGAGGACCGCCCGTGGCTGGAACGCTTCGTCGAGACGAACGGGCTGGGCGATCGCCTCCGCCTGCTCGGTGAGCGTCCCGCCGACGAGATGCCCGCGATCAATGCGGCGTGCGACGTCTTCTTCCTCCCGTCGCAGTGGGAGGGCATCGCGCTCTCGGTGTACGAGGCGATGGCGACTGGGCTGGCGGTGGTGGGCGCGGTGGTCGGCGGGCAGGCGGAGCTGGTCACGCCGGACACGGGCATCCTGATCGAGAAAGGGACCGAGGAACAGGAAGCCGAGCGGTACGCAGATGCGCTGGAACGGCTGGTGCGCGATCCGGCGGTCCGCGCCCGCATGGGAGCGGCGGCGCGCGAGCGGGTCCGCGAACGCTTCCGGCTCGAGGACGCGGGCGACCGCATGGTCGAACTGTTCGAGTTGGCGCGCCGGCGTCAGGCCGAGTCGCCGCGGCCGGCGCCGGACGCCTCGCTGGCGCGGGAACTCGCCACGCAGGCGGTGGAATCGACGCGGGTGGCGCGGCTCGCCGAATGGCTCTGGCGCGAGCGTGAGCGGATGATCGAGGAAGCGTGCCGCGGGTCCGAGTCGCCCGCCGACGCCGGGCAGGCGGAGGAGCGAGCGATCGTCGAGCTCAAGAGCATCGAGTCGTCTCGCGCTTGGCGGCTGGTGCAGGCGGCGAAGCGGACGCTGCCGTACCGCCTCGTCGCGCGCGCACGGTTCGGCGCGGGATGGAGCGCCGCCGATGACGTCGGCACGCCCTCGGAACGCCTCGCTCGCATCAAGTGGAGCCGGAGCTACCGGATGATCGTGGCGGTCAAGCGATCCGCGCCGTACCGGTGGTACACCGCGATCAAGGCGCGGCGCTCGGGTTCCGGCGCGTCCGGGAGTGCGGGGCGCGCTCCGGCGTGCGAGCACGAGGCGCACGCCGCGCCCGCCGAATCCGGCCGGTGA
- a CDS encoding glycosyltransferase family 2 protein, whose amino-acid sequence MEPGLTSTPRVVPLDRPVAVEARALRPRTVRVAAIVPCFDRPADLALLLDDLARCETRHDGEAGVRAIDLRVLVVDNASREPLERAGAPGGLRVEWVRLAVNTGGSGGYNAGMASALGATESEPPDYLWLVDSDARVEPGTLAALLDAMERDEGLVVVGAAIADPDTGGVFEVGGRVCRRTGSFAPALGAPPDDPAAVVPCDYVASCCALVRASVARAGLMPRVFLNGDDVEWCVRLSRATGGRVAAVPAARAMHPRFDRFPLVQRYYSARNAFGPLAALGLGPVVRLRRALLETARAVNQELMARPDLARLHLAGLRDAARGRTTGPMPTGVPPPELMRPWSDLSGALADAARGASDRRCTISLPADLGSEAARTAIRETRAAGFTPIRSGTRHQRTERVRAGLRAFARRAIVGAQVDLAIVPAKGRPADWLAGRMLLAVSPGGFVLRRAPRVPALARAALTGVRGVALSSRIAARPPRPAGLPPPDAVRAFTPWRSRGQGLSISVVVLSYNRREALLETLGRLRAGRTTRDAEIVVADNASTDGTPDAVREVAPWVRLVQLPTNEAIAGFNRGAAEARGDALLILDDDARPDDDALSRAIALLAERPDLAAVTFLPVHPATGACEWPFAERLEGPCDDWPVMGCCNLVRSAAWRALGGYDEAFYLYRNDVDLAMRLLAAGGGVHVNPAWKCEHDSPAAARKSDGWFRTATRNWVWLARRHGRGRWKALGLALGWVWAHRLAGARPRSHAAVVRGAIEGLSQRPAALPAWLAPDGRAWERFIRLHLSSRRPRP is encoded by the coding sequence GTGGAACCCGGCCTGACCAGCACGCCGCGCGTCGTGCCGCTCGACCGCCCCGTCGCGGTCGAGGCGCGGGCGTTGCGGCCTCGCACGGTCCGCGTCGCGGCGATCGTGCCGTGCTTCGACCGCCCGGCCGATCTCGCGCTGCTGCTCGACGATCTGGCCCGGTGCGAGACGCGGCACGACGGCGAGGCGGGTGTGCGGGCGATCGACCTGCGCGTGCTGGTGGTGGACAACGCCTCGCGCGAACCGCTGGAGCGCGCGGGAGCGCCGGGCGGCCTCCGCGTCGAGTGGGTGCGCCTCGCGGTGAACACGGGCGGGAGCGGCGGGTACAACGCCGGCATGGCGTCCGCGCTCGGAGCGACGGAGAGCGAACCGCCCGACTATCTCTGGCTGGTGGACAGCGACGCGCGCGTCGAGCCGGGCACGCTGGCCGCGCTGCTCGACGCCATGGAGCGCGACGAGGGCCTCGTCGTCGTCGGCGCCGCCATCGCCGACCCGGACACGGGCGGGGTGTTCGAGGTTGGCGGGCGCGTGTGCCGGCGCACCGGTTCGTTCGCGCCTGCGCTCGGCGCACCGCCCGACGATCCCGCGGCGGTTGTGCCGTGCGATTACGTCGCGTCGTGCTGCGCGTTGGTGCGTGCCTCGGTAGCGCGGGCGGGCCTCATGCCGCGCGTGTTCCTGAACGGCGACGACGTCGAATGGTGCGTGCGGCTCTCCCGCGCGACCGGAGGGCGTGTCGCGGCCGTGCCCGCCGCGCGCGCGATGCACCCGCGCTTCGACCGCTTCCCGCTCGTCCAGCGGTACTACTCGGCCCGCAACGCCTTCGGCCCGCTCGCGGCGCTGGGCCTCGGGCCGGTGGTGCGTCTCAGGCGTGCCCTGCTCGAAACGGCCCGGGCGGTCAACCAGGAGCTCATGGCCCGCCCGGACCTGGCGCGGCTTCACCTGGCGGGCCTGCGCGACGCGGCGCGTGGCCGGACGACGGGGCCGATGCCGACGGGCGTGCCCCCCCCCGAGCTGATGCGACCGTGGAGCGACCTTTCCGGCGCGCTGGCGGATGCGGCGCGCGGCGCGAGCGACCGGCGATGCACGATCTCGCTGCCGGCCGACCTGGGTTCGGAGGCCGCTCGCACGGCGATCCGCGAGACCCGTGCCGCGGGATTCACGCCCATTCGGAGCGGCACGCGCCACCAGCGCACCGAGCGTGTCCGCGCCGGCCTGCGGGCGTTCGCGCGGCGTGCGATCGTCGGCGCGCAGGTCGATCTTGCGATTGTGCCGGCGAAGGGTCGGCCGGCGGACTGGCTCGCGGGGCGGATGCTGCTCGCGGTCTCGCCGGGCGGATTCGTGCTTCGACGCGCGCCGCGCGTGCCGGCGCTCGCGCGTGCCGCGCTCACCGGAGTTCGCGGCGTGGCCCTCTCGTCCCGCATCGCGGCGCGTCCCCCGCGACCCGCGGGCCTGCCACCGCCGGACGCGGTCCGTGCTTTTACGCCGTGGCGTTCGCGCGGGCAGGGCCTCTCGATCTCGGTCGTTGTGCTGAGTTACAACCGGCGTGAGGCGTTGCTGGAGACGCTGGGCCGCCTGCGAGCCGGCCGTACCACGCGCGACGCCGAGATCGTCGTGGCCGACAACGCTTCGACGGACGGCACGCCGGACGCGGTGCGCGAGGTCGCGCCGTGGGTGCGGCTCGTTCAACTGCCGACGAACGAGGCGATCGCCGGCTTCAACCGCGGGGCGGCCGAGGCGCGCGGCGACGCGCTCCTCATCCTCGACGACGACGCGCGGCCCGACGATGACGCCCTCTCGCGGGCCATCGCTCTGCTCGCCGAGCGGCCGGACCTCGCGGCCGTGACCTTCCTGCCCGTCCACCCCGCGACGGGCGCGTGCGAGTGGCCGTTCGCCGAGCGGCTCGAAGGCCCGTGCGACGACTGGCCCGTCATGGGCTGCTGCAATCTGGTGCGCTCGGCGGCGTGGCGCGCCCTCGGCGGCTACGACGAGGCGTTCTACCTCTACCGCAACGACGTGGACCTCGCCATGCGGCTGCTCGCCGCGGGGGGGGGCGTCCACGTCAACCCCGCCTGGAAGTGCGAGCACGACTCGCCCGCAGCCGCGCGCAAGAGCGACGGCTGGTTCCGCACCGCCACGCGCAACTGGGTCTGGCTCGCGAGGCGTCACGGACGCGGCCGGTGGAAGGCGCTCGGTCTCGCTCTCGGCTGGGTCTGGGCGCACCGGCTCGCCGGAGCGCGCCCGCGTTCACACGCCGCCGTGGTGCGGGGAGCGATCGAAGGGCTGTCGCAGAGGCCCGCTGCGCTTCCCGCCTGGCTCGCGCCGGACGGCCGCGCGTGGGAGCGGTTCATCCGCCTGCATCTGTCGTCGCGCCGCCCGAGGCCGTGA